The proteins below come from a single Oncorhynchus keta strain PuntledgeMale-10-30-2019 chromosome 32, Oket_V2, whole genome shotgun sequence genomic window:
- the LOC118365611 gene encoding LOW QUALITY PROTEIN: forkhead box protein J1-A-like (The sequence of the model RefSeq protein was modified relative to this genomic sequence to represent the inferred CDS: deleted 1 base in 1 codon), producing MLSLSCADPWPEGSVGLEEEVVTAAAHSEELDLDDSSASAGSSSTGVSDNLDDSLTSLQWLQEFSILNANGPQQAPLSTHHQPHFFGHQQLGSEAPASPLAGDPASIGMPLTPGKPTAAAYCRMQSLSALPSLVSHGHCPDEVDYKTNPHIKPPYSYATLICMAMQASKKIKITLSCIYKWITDNFCYFRHADPTWQNSIRHNLSLNKCFIKVPRQKDEPGKGGFWKIDPQYAERLLNGAYKKRGMPPVQINPALQNRLRANSQPLPRGLCNPTGSQSGLCVNPEAQQLLREFEEATGADQNWDPCLAEGTMLGAWPMRKGGPGHKRKHTLGSRTAMVKVPRRSSSPLLSVEEHRELGSLKGNFDWDALLDSALSGELSLDEEGPLSPIPQEEDLMVRGTHICPLEAPAGTADSSHVLAETQRSSGADFEETFLATAFLQSPWPEEEEQGSTNFLCSSTVNLEQLFDLGDSLGGDLSSKIEYLL from the exons ATGCTGTCTCTAAGCTGTGCAGACCCCTGGCCCGAGGGCTCGGTGGGGCTGGAGGAGGAAGTGGTGACTGCCGCTGCTCATTCTGAGGAGCTGGACCTGGACGACAGTTCAGCCTCTGCAGGCTCCAGCAGCACTGGGGTCTCTGACAACCTGGATGACAGCCTGACCAGCCTGCAGTGGCTGCAGGAGTTCTCTATTCTCAATGCCAATGGGCctcaacaggctcctctctccaCTCACCACCAGCCTCACTTCTTCGGCCATCAGCAGCTGGGCTCAGAGGCTCCCGCTTCCCCTCTGGCTGGTGACCCTGCATCCATAGGGATGCCCCTCACCCCAGGCAAGCCCACAGCAGCAGCCTATTGTAGGATGCAGTCCCTGTCAGCCCTCCCTAGCCTTGTGTCCCATGGTCACTGCCCCGATGAGGTGGACTACAAGACAAACCCTCATATCAAACCACCTTACTCCTACGCCACACTCATCTGTATGGCCATGCAGGCCAGCAAGAAGATCAAGATCACCCTCTCCTGCATCTACAAGTGGATCACTGACAACTTCTGCTACTTCCGCCATGCTGACCCCACCTGGCAG AACTCCATCCGGCACAACCTGTCTCTGAACAAGTGTTTCATCAAGGTTCCGCGGCAGAAGGATGAGCCAGGGAAGGGGGGCTTCTGGAAGATCGATCCGCAGTACGCAGAGCGCCTCCTCAATGGGGCCTACAAGAAGAGGGGGATGCCCCCTGTCCAGATCAACCCTGCCCTGCAGAACAGGCTTAGGGCCAACTCCCAACCCCTGCCCAGGGGCCTCTGCAACCCCACAGGCAGCCAGAGTGGGCTGTGTGTCAATCCAGAGGCTCAGCAGCTCCTCAGAGAGTTTGAAGAGGCCACTGGAGCCGACCAGAACTGGGACCCCTGTCTGGCCGAAGGCACCATGCTGGGGGCATGGCCCATGAGAAAGGGAGGCCCTGGACACAAGAGGAAACACACACTGGGCTCCAGGACTGCCATGGTCAAAGTCCCCCGGCGCTCCAGCTCTCCTTTGCTGTCTGTGGAGGAGCATAGGGAACTGGGCTCCCTGAAGGGGAACTTTGACTGGGACGCCCTCCTGGATTCTGCACTGAGTGGGGAGCTGAGTCTGGAC GAGGAGGGTCCACTGAGCCCCATCCCCCAGGAGGAGGACCTGATGGTGCGGGGGACCCACATCTGCCCCCTGGAGGCCCCCGCGGGGACAGCAGACAGCAGCCACGTGCTGGCGGAGACCCAGAGGAGCAGCGGAGCAGACTTTGAGGAGACGTTCCTGGCCACAGCATTCCTGCAGAGCCCCTGgccagaggaagaggagcagggatCTACCAACTTCCTGTGCAGCTCCACAGTCAACCTGGAGCAGCTCTTTGACCTGGGAGACTCCCTCGGAGGGGACCTCAGCAGTAAGATAGAGTATCTTCTCTAA